From Ptychodera flava strain L36383 chromosome 2, AS_Pfla_20210202, whole genome shotgun sequence, the proteins below share one genomic window:
- the LOC139119543 gene encoding ly6/PLAUR domain-containing protein 2-like, with product MSGVVLLILILGFASNLSVALECYTCVGLTNCQSEFEGIKRECSNSSDSQRCYVSRTEVDEKVTSYSRGCIDATECDDGCEETSLLVLKTTVCQECCDSDLCNTGNTGVLFTPIIHLLVAATVVALAISAIMSE from the exons GTTTTGCCAGCAACTTGAGTGTTGCCTTGGAGTGTTATACGTGTGTTGGACTTACTAATTGTCAAAGTGAATTTGAAGGCATCAAGAGAGAATGCTCTAATTCTTCCGACTCCCAACGATGTTAT GTTAGTAGAACTGAAGTTGATGAGAAAGTGACATCTTACAGCAGAGGATGCATCGATGCCACAGAGTGTGACGATGGATGTGAGGAGACTTCGCTTCTTG TTCTCAAGACTACCGTTTGCCAAGAATGCTGCGACTCAGATCTGTGTAATACGGGAAACACCGGAGTGTTGTTCACACCCATAATACATCTGCTGGTCGCTGCTACGGTTGTGGCTCTGGCAATATCTGCGATTATGTCAGAGTGA